From Psychrobacillus sp. FSL K6-2836, a single genomic window includes:
- a CDS encoding acyl-CoA dehydrogenase, with the protein MELKFTEEQLMMRNMVRDFAKTEIEPFIERMEQGEFPREILKKMGELGLMGITVPEQYGGSEMDFTSYVIAINELSKVSAVIGVVLSVHTSVGTNPILYFGTEQQKDKYIPKLATGEYLGAFCLTEASAGSDAGALKTKAVKKDDHYVLNGSKVFITNGGEADVNIVFASTDPSLGSRGITAFIVKKDTPGFIVGKDEQKMGLHGSRTVELTFEDMKIPVENRLGEEGEGFKIAMANLNTGRIGIATQALGIAEAAFEAAVGYAKERVQFGKPIAANQGVGFKLADMGTAVEAARLLVYRAASLREQGLPCGKEASMAKLFASKTAVDVAIEAVQVFGGYGYTEDYPVERYFRDAKITEIYEGTSEIQRIVIAKHLTH; encoded by the coding sequence ATGGAGCTAAAGTTTACTGAAGAACAACTAATGATGCGCAACATGGTCAGGGATTTTGCTAAAACAGAAATTGAACCTTTTATTGAACGAATGGAGCAAGGAGAGTTTCCTCGAGAAATTTTGAAAAAAATGGGAGAACTAGGCCTGATGGGCATCACCGTTCCAGAACAATATGGTGGCTCTGAAATGGATTTTACAAGCTATGTAATTGCAATTAACGAACTTTCAAAAGTGAGTGCGGTAATAGGGGTAGTACTTTCCGTTCATACTTCAGTTGGAACTAATCCAATACTATATTTCGGTACAGAGCAACAAAAAGATAAATACATTCCGAAGCTTGCAACTGGTGAATACTTGGGTGCCTTTTGCTTAACAGAAGCCTCTGCAGGATCAGACGCCGGTGCTCTGAAAACAAAAGCTGTCAAAAAAGACGACCACTATGTATTAAACGGCTCAAAGGTATTTATTACAAATGGTGGAGAAGCAGATGTGAATATTGTTTTTGCATCGACTGATCCCTCACTCGGCTCTAGAGGCATTACAGCATTTATCGTCAAGAAGGACACACCAGGATTTATCGTTGGGAAAGATGAACAAAAAATGGGGCTCCATGGATCTAGAACCGTAGAACTTACATTTGAAGATATGAAAATACCTGTGGAAAACAGACTTGGTGAAGAAGGAGAAGGCTTTAAAATTGCAATGGCCAACCTTAACACCGGGCGTATAGGTATTGCAACGCAAGCACTTGGTATTGCAGAAGCCGCTTTCGAAGCCGCTGTAGGATACGCAAAAGAACGGGTGCAATTTGGTAAACCAATCGCAGCAAACCAAGGTGTTGGATTCAAGCTAGCTGACATGGGTACAGCAGTAGAAGCAGCTAGATTACTAGTCTATCGTGCTGCGAGTCTTCGTGAACAAGGACTTCCTTGTGGCAAAGAAGCATCCATGGCTAAACTATTTGCCTCCAAAACCGCAGTAGACGTAGCGATTGAAGCAGTTCAAGTATTCGGTGGTTACGGCTACACAGAGGATTATCCAGTAGAACGCTATTTCCGTGATGCAAAAATCACAGAAATTTACGAAGGCACAAGTGAAATCCAGCGCATTGTAATTGCAAAACATCTAACGCATTAA
- a CDS encoding acetyl-CoA C-acetyltransferase — protein sequence MTKTVILDGARTAFGKFGGALSTLTASDLGGVAIKEALNRTGINPEHVDEVIMGTVLQAGQGQIPSRQAATKAGIPWSVKTETINKVCASGMRSVTLADQLIRLGDEEIIVAGGMESMSNAPYYLPKGRFGLRMGDATMVDGMVYDGLSCSFHPKNVHMGTYGNSTAETFELSREKQDAWSFRSHDLALKAIDNGILGEEIVPLEIPQRKGDPIVVKEDESPRRNTSLESLATLKPAFGKEGTITAGNAPGINDGACAIVLTSEEKAKSLGKEVLAYVIGHAEVAIEPEKFPQTPGLVINKILEKTGKNLEDIDLFEINEAFAAVALVSSQLAGLDEEKVNVNGGAVALGHPIGASGARIILTLAYELKRRGGGIGIAAICSGGGQGDAIMIEVPKTGGSKV from the coding sequence TTGACGAAAACAGTTATTTTAGATGGAGCACGTACAGCTTTTGGTAAATTTGGAGGGGCATTGAGTACTTTAACTGCCTCAGATCTTGGCGGAGTAGCAATTAAAGAAGCACTAAATCGCACAGGTATTAACCCTGAGCATGTAGACGAAGTAATTATGGGGACTGTTCTACAAGCAGGGCAAGGGCAAATTCCTTCTCGACAAGCAGCAACTAAAGCAGGAATTCCCTGGTCAGTAAAAACAGAAACGATCAATAAAGTATGTGCCTCTGGAATGCGAAGTGTCACACTCGCCGATCAATTGATCCGACTAGGTGACGAGGAAATTATAGTAGCGGGTGGCATGGAATCGATGTCCAATGCACCTTATTATTTACCAAAGGGTAGATTTGGCTTGCGCATGGGGGATGCAACTATGGTCGACGGTATGGTTTACGACGGTCTATCTTGTTCATTCCATCCAAAAAATGTTCATATGGGAACATACGGTAACTCGACAGCAGAAACGTTTGAGTTATCTCGTGAAAAACAAGATGCCTGGTCGTTTAGAAGTCATGACCTCGCTTTAAAGGCTATAGATAATGGGATTTTAGGAGAAGAAATTGTCCCACTCGAAATTCCACAGCGAAAAGGGGATCCAATCGTTGTAAAAGAAGACGAATCACCACGTCGCAATACATCATTGGAATCACTAGCTACTCTAAAGCCAGCATTCGGAAAAGAAGGAACGATCACAGCAGGAAACGCACCTGGTATTAATGATGGAGCATGTGCAATTGTTTTAACAAGTGAGGAAAAAGCAAAATCACTCGGAAAAGAAGTTCTTGCGTACGTTATTGGACATGCGGAAGTAGCGATTGAACCTGAAAAATTCCCACAAACCCCTGGATTAGTTATTAACAAAATCCTAGAGAAAACAGGCAAAAACTTAGAGGATATCGATTTATTTGAAATAAACGAAGCTTTTGCAGCTGTTGCATTAGTGAGTAGCCAACTAGCAGGTTTAGACGAAGAAAAAGTAAATGTAAATGGCGGAGCAGTTGCACTTGGTCATCCAATAGGAGCATCTGGTGCGCGTATCATACTAACGCTTGCTTATGAATTGAAGCGTCGTGGCGGAGGTATCGGTATCGCAGCCATTTGTTCTGGTGGAGGTCAAGGAGATGCCATCATGATTGAAGTTCCAAAAACAGGAGGCAGCAAAGTATGA
- the icmF gene encoding fused isobutyryl-CoA mutase/GTPase IcmF produces MSTVEVYRPKNHVRFVTASSLFDGHDASINIMRRILQASGAEVIHLGHNRSVEEVVNAAIQEDVQGIAISSYQGGHVEYFKYMKDLLVERGAPHIRIFGGGGGVIIPKEIKELQEYGISGIFSPEDGRKLGLQGMINQILMECDVATEAKGVNEEISKVTTENPEVLAHLITVAEEAHKTHNEEAVEMLKQAKKLSKGTPVLGITGTGGAGKSSLTDELIRRFLQELPDKKIAVLSIDPTKQKTGGALLGDRIRMNAIFNKRVFMRSLATRGSRTELSGALADVLDVVRVAGYDMIIVETSGIGQGDAEITNVSDVSMYVMTSEFGAPSQLEKIDMIDYADLIVINKFERKGSEDALRQVQKQYQRSRELWHEDLDTMPVYGTIASQFNDKGTNSLFAALVATLNEKTGSAWETSYDQFVKTQKQNVIIPNDRRYYLREITDAVRGYHRKSEEQVGFARRLFQLEGAIEQLKEKASDDVLVQSLESLAIGVRDELTAESKRILENWATLKEAYTGDEFITKIRDKEIRTILRTESLSGIKIPKIVLPKFVDFGEILRWVYKENVPGSFPYTAGVFPFKREGEDPKRQFAGEGTPERTNRRFHYLSKDDDAKRLSTAFDSVTLYGEDPDHRPDIYGKVGESGVSICTLEDMKKLYDGFDLCAPSTSVSMTINGPAPIILAMFMNTAIDQQVRLKEEELGRTLTLEEFTVVKTTTLQVVRGTVQADILKEDQGQNTCIFSTEFALRMMGDIQQYFIEQKVRNYYSVSISGYHIAEAGANPISQLAFTLSNGFTYVEYYLSRGMHIDDFAPNLSFFFSNGLDPEYTVIGRVARRIWAVVMRDKYGANERSQKLKYHVQTSGRSLHAQEIDFNDIRTTLQALMALQDNCNSLHTNAYDEAITTPTEESVRRAMAIQMIITKEHGLSKNENPLQGAFIVEEMTDLVEEAVLSEFDRINDRGGVLGAMETQYQRGKIQEESMHYEMKKHTGELPIIGVNTYLNPNPASEEDINNMEIARATTDEKETQITNLRNFQQRNEAETEEALARLKQVAVTGGNIFEELMTTVQKASLGQITHALYEVGGQYRRNM; encoded by the coding sequence ATGTCTACGGTAGAAGTATATCGTCCAAAAAATCATGTACGATTCGTTACAGCGTCCAGTCTTTTTGATGGACATGATGCATCCATCAATATTATGCGTCGCATCCTACAAGCGAGCGGAGCAGAGGTTATCCACTTAGGACATAATCGCTCGGTGGAAGAGGTAGTAAACGCGGCAATTCAAGAGGATGTACAAGGAATCGCCATATCTTCCTATCAAGGAGGGCATGTTGAGTATTTTAAATATATGAAAGACTTACTCGTCGAGCGTGGTGCGCCACATATTCGCATTTTCGGCGGAGGCGGCGGAGTAATTATTCCGAAAGAAATAAAAGAACTACAAGAGTACGGCATTTCGGGCATTTTCTCACCAGAGGATGGCCGTAAATTAGGGTTACAAGGAATGATCAATCAAATCCTAATGGAATGTGATGTAGCAACAGAAGCTAAAGGCGTAAATGAAGAGATTTCCAAAGTTACGACAGAAAATCCGGAAGTTCTTGCTCATTTAATCACCGTAGCAGAGGAAGCACATAAAACCCATAACGAAGAAGCGGTCGAAATGCTGAAGCAAGCAAAGAAATTATCCAAAGGTACTCCAGTACTAGGTATTACAGGTACTGGTGGAGCAGGTAAAAGTTCATTAACTGACGAATTAATTCGTCGCTTTCTACAAGAGCTTCCAGATAAAAAAATTGCTGTTCTATCTATTGATCCAACAAAGCAAAAAACAGGTGGGGCTCTACTGGGAGACCGAATTCGTATGAATGCAATATTCAACAAGCGTGTATTTATGAGAAGTCTAGCTACTAGAGGCTCACGTACAGAATTATCAGGAGCACTTGCGGATGTATTAGACGTTGTAAGAGTTGCTGGTTATGACATGATTATTGTAGAAACGAGTGGAATCGGACAAGGGGATGCGGAAATTACGAATGTATCGGATGTATCGATGTATGTAATGACTAGTGAGTTCGGAGCACCTTCTCAATTAGAGAAGATCGACATGATTGATTATGCAGATTTAATCGTTATCAATAAATTTGAGCGTAAAGGCTCAGAGGACGCACTTCGCCAAGTGCAAAAGCAGTATCAACGAAGCCGTGAGCTTTGGCATGAGGATCTAGATACGATGCCTGTTTATGGAACCATTGCTAGTCAGTTTAACGATAAAGGAACAAATTCATTATTTGCAGCACTTGTTGCTACATTAAACGAAAAGACAGGATCCGCTTGGGAGACATCATACGACCAATTTGTAAAAACACAAAAGCAGAACGTTATCATACCGAATGACCGCCGCTACTACTTACGTGAAATTACAGATGCTGTTCGAGGATACCATCGTAAGTCGGAAGAACAGGTTGGTTTTGCTAGAAGACTGTTCCAGTTGGAAGGTGCTATCGAACAGCTGAAGGAAAAAGCCTCAGATGACGTGCTAGTTCAATCTCTCGAATCATTAGCTATAGGTGTTCGAGATGAACTGACTGCTGAATCTAAACGTATTCTAGAAAACTGGGCTACTTTAAAAGAAGCTTATACTGGGGACGAATTTATCACAAAGATTCGAGATAAAGAGATTCGTACAATTCTTCGTACAGAAAGCTTATCAGGAATAAAAATTCCAAAAATAGTACTTCCTAAATTCGTAGACTTTGGAGAAATTCTACGCTGGGTATATAAAGAAAATGTACCAGGTTCATTTCCTTATACGGCAGGTGTTTTTCCGTTTAAACGAGAAGGAGAAGACCCGAAACGTCAATTTGCAGGAGAAGGAACACCTGAACGAACAAATCGCCGTTTCCATTATTTATCGAAGGATGACGATGCAAAACGCTTATCGACTGCATTTGACTCGGTGACACTATACGGAGAAGATCCTGATCATCGTCCGGATATATACGGAAAAGTTGGAGAGTCTGGGGTTAGTATTTGTACATTAGAGGATATGAAGAAGTTATATGATGGCTTTGACTTATGTGCACCTTCTACATCTGTTTCAATGACGATAAATGGTCCAGCTCCAATTATTCTAGCAATGTTCATGAATACAGCGATTGATCAGCAAGTACGTCTAAAGGAAGAAGAACTGGGACGCACCTTGACTTTAGAGGAATTTACAGTTGTTAAGACTACTACGTTACAGGTCGTTCGAGGAACTGTTCAAGCGGACATATTGAAAGAGGATCAAGGTCAAAATACATGTATTTTCTCTACGGAATTTGCACTTCGAATGATGGGAGATATTCAGCAATATTTTATTGAACAAAAGGTTCGCAATTATTATTCTGTATCTATTTCGGGTTATCATATTGCAGAAGCAGGAGCAAATCCAATTTCGCAGCTAGCATTCACACTGTCAAATGGCTTCACTTATGTGGAGTACTATTTAAGCCGAGGTATGCATATTGATGACTTTGCACCGAATTTATCGTTCTTCTTCTCCAATGGATTGGACCCAGAGTATACTGTTATTGGACGCGTTGCCCGTCGTATTTGGGCAGTCGTAATGCGCGATAAATATGGCGCAAATGAGCGTAGTCAAAAACTGAAATACCATGTACAAACATCAGGTCGAAGCTTGCATGCTCAGGAAATTGACTTCAATGACATTCGTACAACATTACAAGCATTGATGGCACTACAGGACAACTGTAACTCGCTTCATACGAATGCTTATGATGAGGCAATTACAACTCCAACAGAAGAATCAGTTCGTCGTGCAATGGCGATTCAAATGATTATTACGAAGGAGCATGGTCTATCGAAAAACGAGAACCCACTGCAAGGTGCTTTCATCGTAGAAGAAATGACGGACCTTGTAGAAGAAGCTGTACTTTCCGAATTCGATCGTATTAATGACCGCGGTGGTGTGCTTGGGGCAATGGAAACGCAATATCAACGCGGTAAAATTCAAGAAGAATCTATGCACTACGAGATGAAAAAACATACTGGTGAGCTACCTATTATCGGTGTAAATACTTATTTAAATCCAAATCCTGCTTCCGAAGAGGACATTAATAATATGGAAATTGCACGAGCAACAACAGATGAAAAAGAAACGCAAATAACGAATCTTCGAAACTTCCAACAAAGAAATGAAGCTGAGACAGAAGAAGCACTTGCTCGCTTGAAGCAAGTTGCTGTAACTGGTGGTAACATTTTTGAAGAGTTAATGACAACAGTTCAAAAAGCAAGTCTCGGTCAAATTACACATGCTTTGTATGAAGTTGGGGGACAATATCGTCGTAATATGTAA
- a CDS encoding (Fe-S)-binding protein, with the protein MNPLLIANWVLFIAVVLYALGLFAYLLKTRYTYIKLGKKVEFEDNVKERLRKIWVYVFGQKKLLKDKKSGAIHVMFFYGFLLVQLSAIDFIWKGLAPGSHLPLGPLYPAFTFFEEIVTLVILVAVVWAFYRRYIEKLVRLKRGWKSGLVLIFIGGLMVSVLVGNGMAMIWHGHEATWSEPVASSMAFIFGWLPEAAAITVFYIMWWVHLLFLLTFLVYVPQSKHFHLITGPANVYFHRLDKVGRLRPINFEEEENEDPEAEEEMPSFGVGRIQDFTQAQMIDFYACVECGRCTNMCPATGTGKMLSPMDLIVKLRDHLTFTGAVETKKKPWVPALAFQGTKGNQLAMAAGAEGAVIEDIYSPSLIGDVITEEEIWACTTCRNCEDQCPVMNEHVDKIIDLRRYLVMTEGKVNPDAQRAMTNIERQGNPWGLNRKEKENWRDARPDIHIPTVKEVSKAGEEFEYLFWVGSMGSFDNRSQKIALSFARLMNEAGIKFAILGNKEKNSGDTPRRLGNEFLFQELAGSNISEFEKAGVTKIVTIDPHAYNIFKNEYGDFGWNGEVLHHTEMLYDLVQEGRLKPQYAVEETITFHDSCYLGRYNDVYDAPREVLKAIPGVKLVEMDRNRETGMCCGAGGGLMWMEEHVGNRVNVARTEQALEVNPTIISSGCPYCLTMLSDGTKAKEVEETVGTYDIAELLEKSVFGEFVPPAEEEELEPVIQ; encoded by the coding sequence CAAACTAGGGAAAAAAGTCGAATTTGAAGATAATGTGAAGGAAAGACTTCGCAAAATTTGGGTGTATGTTTTTGGTCAAAAGAAACTATTAAAAGATAAAAAGAGTGGAGCTATTCACGTTATGTTCTTCTATGGTTTCTTACTTGTACAACTAAGTGCTATTGATTTTATTTGGAAAGGCTTAGCACCTGGTTCACATTTACCGCTTGGACCATTGTATCCAGCATTTACGTTTTTTGAAGAAATTGTTACCTTAGTAATTTTAGTTGCTGTCGTTTGGGCATTCTACCGTCGTTATATTGAAAAGTTAGTTCGCTTAAAGCGCGGGTGGAAAAGTGGCTTGGTGCTAATTTTCATCGGCGGATTGATGGTTTCCGTTTTAGTTGGTAACGGTATGGCAATGATTTGGCATGGTCACGAAGCAACTTGGTCAGAGCCAGTTGCATCTTCTATGGCGTTTATTTTTGGCTGGTTACCTGAAGCTGCGGCAATAACGGTATTTTATATCATGTGGTGGGTACATTTATTATTCCTGCTAACATTCTTAGTATATGTACCACAATCAAAGCATTTTCATTTAATCACTGGACCAGCAAACGTATACTTCCACCGTTTAGACAAAGTTGGTAGATTACGTCCGATCAATTTTGAAGAAGAGGAAAACGAAGACCCAGAAGCTGAAGAAGAAATGCCTTCGTTCGGGGTTGGTCGTATTCAAGACTTTACGCAAGCACAAATGATCGACTTCTACGCATGTGTAGAATGTGGTCGCTGTACGAATATGTGTCCTGCAACTGGAACAGGGAAAATGCTATCTCCAATGGATTTAATCGTGAAATTACGCGATCACTTAACATTTACTGGAGCAGTAGAAACGAAGAAAAAACCTTGGGTACCAGCACTAGCTTTCCAAGGAACAAAAGGAAATCAGCTTGCGATGGCTGCAGGAGCAGAAGGAGCAGTAATCGAAGATATTTATAGCCCATCTCTAATTGGAGATGTAATTACTGAAGAAGAAATTTGGGCTTGTACAACTTGTCGTAACTGTGAGGATCAATGTCCAGTTATGAACGAGCATGTAGATAAAATTATCGACCTTCGCCGTTACCTAGTAATGACAGAAGGGAAAGTAAATCCTGATGCACAACGCGCAATGACGAATATCGAGCGCCAAGGAAATCCATGGGGACTTAATCGTAAAGAGAAAGAAAACTGGAGAGATGCTCGTCCAGATATCCATATTCCAACAGTGAAAGAAGTTTCAAAAGCGGGAGAAGAATTTGAATACCTATTCTGGGTTGGTTCGATGGGATCCTTCGACAACCGCTCACAAAAAATCGCTTTATCATTTGCACGTTTGATGAATGAAGCAGGAATTAAATTTGCGATACTTGGCAATAAAGAAAAGAATTCTGGTGACACACCACGTCGATTAGGAAATGAGTTTTTATTCCAAGAGCTAGCAGGATCAAATATTTCAGAATTTGAAAAAGCAGGGGTAACGAAGATTGTCACGATCGACCCGCATGCATATAATATCTTTAAAAATGAATATGGTGATTTTGGATGGAATGGAGAAGTGCTCCATCATACAGAAATGCTTTATGACCTAGTTCAGGAAGGTCGTTTGAAGCCGCAATATGCAGTGGAAGAAACGATTACGTTCCACGATTCCTGTTACTTAGGACGCTACAATGATGTATACGATGCTCCACGTGAAGTATTAAAAGCAATTCCAGGAGTGAAGTTAGTAGAGATGGATCGTAATCGCGAAACGGGTATGTGCTGTGGAGCTGGTGGCGGACTAATGTGGATGGAAGAGCATGTTGGAAATCGTGTAAACGTAGCTCGTACAGAACAAGCATTAGAAGTAAATCCAACTATTATATCTTCTGGATGTCCTTACTGCTTAACAATGTTATCAGATGGAACGAAAGCGAAGGAAGTAGAAGAAACAGTTGGCACATATGATATTGCAGAGCTTCTAGAGAAATCGGTATTTGGAGAATTCGTTCCGCCGGCGGAAGAGGAAGAGTTAGAGCCAGTTATTCAATAA
- a CDS encoding TetR/AcrR family transcriptional regulator, producing MEKKHEVKTSVKDESLIEKRRDQMIRAAVTLFKEKGFHRATTREIAKEAGFSIGTLYEYIRTKEDVLYLVCDSIYNEVHNRLSQITLEDGTTEDLKTAIRHYYEVIDDMSDEFVVMYQESKSLPKGALEYVLTKELEMVDIFHKIITGCIQAGELELTGAQAHLYAHTLVVQGQMWAFRRWALRKEYTIEQFTDLQIQLLLDGMK from the coding sequence ATGGAAAAGAAACATGAAGTAAAGACATCGGTAAAAGATGAGAGTCTTATTGAAAAAAGACGAGATCAAATGATTCGCGCAGCCGTTACTTTATTTAAAGAAAAAGGATTTCATCGAGCGACTACTAGAGAAATTGCCAAAGAAGCTGGCTTTAGTATTGGGACTTTGTATGAATATATTCGTACAAAGGAAGATGTTCTCTATTTAGTATGTGACAGTATTTACAATGAAGTACACAACAGGCTTTCGCAAATTACTTTAGAAGATGGTACCACAGAAGACTTAAAAACAGCTATCCGTCACTACTATGAGGTAATCGATGATATGTCAGATGAGTTCGTAGTTATGTATCAAGAATCTAAGTCACTTCCAAAAGGTGCATTGGAATATGTATTAACGAAAGAATTAGAAATGGTTGATATCTTCCATAAAATAATCACGGGCTGTATTCAAGCAGGGGAACTTGAATTAACGGGTGCACAGGCACATCTTTACGCACATACATTGGTCGTTCAAGGACAAATGTGGGCATTTAGGAGATGGGCGCTGCGTAAGGAATATACAATCGAACAATTTACAGATTTACAAATTCAATTATTACTTGATGGGATGAAATAA
- a CDS encoding acyl-CoA dehydrogenase encodes MNFQLSEEHEMIRKMVRDFAENEVAPTAAERDEEERFDREIFDKMAELGLTGIPWPEEYGGIGSDYLAYCIAVEELSRVCASTGVTLSAHTSLAGWPIFKYGNEEQKQKYLRPMAEGTKIGGYGLTEAGSGSDAGGMKTTAKLDGDHYVLNGSKIFITNGGIADIYVVFAVTDPESKHKGTSAFIVEADFPGFSVGKKEKKLGIRSSPTTEIIFDNCRIPKENLLGEEGQGFIIAMKTLDGGRNGIAAQAVGIAQGALDASVNYAKERVQFGKPIVANQGVSFKLADMATSIEASRLLTYQAAWLESNGLPYGKESAMAKLMAGDTAMKVTTEAVQVFGGYGYTKDYPVERYMRDAKITQIYEGTQEIQRLVISRMLTK; translated from the coding sequence ATGAACTTTCAACTATCAGAAGAACATGAAATGATTCGTAAAATGGTAAGAGACTTTGCAGAAAACGAAGTTGCGCCAACAGCTGCTGAACGAGATGAAGAGGAACGCTTTGACCGCGAGATTTTCGATAAGATGGCAGAGCTGGGGTTAACAGGTATCCCTTGGCCTGAAGAATACGGTGGGATTGGTTCCGATTATCTTGCATATTGTATTGCGGTAGAAGAGTTGTCACGCGTTTGTGCTTCGACAGGCGTAACTTTATCTGCACATACATCACTTGCGGGTTGGCCGATTTTCAAATATGGCAATGAAGAGCAAAAACAAAAATATCTTCGCCCAATGGCAGAAGGTACAAAAATCGGTGGTTATGGGTTAACAGAAGCAGGCTCAGGTTCGGATGCGGGTGGAATGAAAACTACTGCAAAATTAGATGGCGATCATTATGTATTAAATGGATCTAAAATATTTATTACGAACGGTGGAATTGCAGACATTTATGTAGTCTTTGCAGTAACTGATCCTGAATCGAAGCATAAAGGTACCAGTGCATTTATCGTAGAAGCAGACTTCCCAGGTTTCTCTGTTGGTAAAAAAGAGAAAAAATTAGGAATTCGCTCATCTCCAACTACTGAAATTATTTTCGATAATTGCCGCATTCCAAAAGAAAATCTTCTTGGGGAAGAGGGGCAAGGGTTCATTATCGCTATGAAAACATTAGATGGCGGACGTAACGGAATTGCTGCACAGGCTGTGGGAATCGCACAAGGAGCACTAGATGCATCAGTAAATTATGCAAAAGAACGTGTTCAGTTCGGTAAACCAATCGTTGCAAACCAAGGAGTATCTTTCAAGCTTGCAGATATGGCAACTTCAATAGAAGCATCTCGTTTACTTACATATCAAGCTGCTTGGTTAGAGTCAAATGGTCTACCATATGGCAAAGAGTCGGCTATGGCTAAACTAATGGCCGGTGATACTGCGATGAAGGTAACAACGGAAGCTGTTCAAGTATTTGGCGGATATGGTTATACGAAAGATTACCCAGTAGAACGTTATATGCGTGATGCCAAAATTACGCAAATTTATGAGGGAACACAGGAAATTCAACGATTAGTTATTTCTCGTATGTTAACTAAGTAA
- a CDS encoding 3-hydroxybutyryl-CoA dehydrogenase: MNIQKVMVIGAGQMGSGIAQVCAQAGFEVKLNDREQQFYDRGIQTITKNLSRNVEKGRMTEEEKQSVLNKITMSLSIEDASDVDIVIEAAVENMEIKQSIFKQLDEITPTHTILATNTSSLPITEIAAATNRPEQVIGMHFMNPVPVMKLVEIIRGLATSDEVYTAVEEMTTKLSKVPVEVNDFPGFVSNRILMPMINEAIYTLYEGVASKEAIDDVMKMGMNHPMGPLQLADFIGLDTCLYIMEILHEGFGDSKYRPCPLLRKYVKAGWLGKKSGRGFYTYD, translated from the coding sequence ATGAATATCCAAAAAGTGATGGTAATTGGAGCAGGACAGATGGGTTCTGGAATTGCTCAAGTATGCGCTCAAGCAGGATTTGAAGTAAAACTAAATGATCGTGAACAACAATTTTACGATCGCGGAATCCAAACAATTACAAAAAACCTTTCCCGAAATGTAGAAAAAGGTCGAATGACCGAAGAGGAAAAACAATCAGTGTTAAATAAAATTACAATGTCACTATCCATTGAAGATGCAAGTGATGTTGATATTGTGATCGAAGCTGCAGTCGAAAACATGGAGATCAAGCAGTCTATTTTCAAGCAATTAGACGAAATTACACCGACTCATACAATACTTGCAACAAACACATCGTCGCTACCAATTACAGAAATTGCTGCTGCGACGAACCGTCCAGAGCAAGTAATTGGTATGCATTTCATGAATCCAGTTCCAGTTATGAAGTTAGTGGAAATCATTCGCGGGCTCGCTACATCCGATGAAGTATACACAGCAGTTGAAGAAATGACAACGAAACTAAGCAAAGTACCAGTAGAGGTGAATGACTTTCCTGGATTCGTATCTAACCGCATTTTAATGCCAATGATCAACGAAGCAATCTATACGCTGTATGAGGGTGTTGCATCTAAAGAAGCTATTGATGATGTGATGAAAATGGGGATGAACCACCCAATGGGACCTCTGCAACTAGCAGATTTTATCGGTTTAGATACTTGCCTCTACATTATGGAAATCTTACATGAAGGATTTGGCGACAGTAAATATCGCCCATGTCCACTTCTTAGAAAATACGTAAAAGCTGGCTGGTTAGGGAAGAAATCTGGTAGAGGTTTCTACACTTACGATTAA